The segment attgtatggaaaattctttttggaaaaacaaGAATCCAGTGATGAGAATTTTACATTGGAACAAGCCAAAGATTTTTTACTTGATAACCTTCTATCATTGGAAAAAGATTCCTCATTGGATCGGGAATTTATTGAGTACTACTTAACACTTGCAAATCCACCTgtaattcttatttttgatGGTTTTGATGAGATTATGCCAACATATGAGAAAgttgttttcaatttaattaaaagagtcATTGAATTGAAAGTTAAAGTTATTATTTCGGGACGTGAACATtgcaaaacaattttgaaggATCTCGaattttttcaggaaattgaaatttgtcCATTTACTATGGAACAATCCCAGAGCTTTACTCGAAAGTACtatgaatataaattgcaGTTGAATTCGAAGCAATCAGGGAAGTTTGATGAGGGTTCTTTTGgaacttttaacaaaatactTGAATCCTTGAAGGGAAAAACAAGTCCAGATCAGCAAATTACgccattttatttgaaaatgctGGCAGACATTGCTTTCCATGAACACACGAACATTTCACAGGATCCTGAAGAAGTATTTAAATTATACGATAAAATTGACACCTTGGggatatataataaattttttgatgtATCCTACGAGGGTTATTTGAGGGATAAAGAATTAAGTGATCCAACTTCCAATCCGGCTATACAGAAGAAGGAACCAACAAAACAACATGTTAAACTCTTTCATTTACGCGTGGCGGCAAAAGAAATGCATGTAAATTTGATTCAACCACCATGTGAAGATTTGCAAGAggtagaaatttatttacgtGGTTATCTTGTAAAATCATCAAATGGTGAATATATATTTCGATTTCGGTCATTTGGAGAATATTTCCTTTCGTGGGGATTTGTGGAGAACATAGAAAAGAACATTGTTCACTGTAAATCAATGAACGATTATTATATGTTGAGATTTATTGTTCCaatgtttattgaaaaacttCGTAAAGATCCCAATCTGATGGTTatatgtaaagaaaatcaaaaaatgaaaaatgattttttaaattttttcgtgGATCTTGCAAAATATTGCTGGCAGTACTATACAAAAGACTTTCCAattattctgaattttctctcggataattttccacatgaaGACTTCAAAAGCAAATTTCcatcattcaattttaaaagccTCATAATTTTGCCTGGTTTAGAGAAGAAGATTCATTACATTAAGGTTTTCACTGAACAAACATCTTCAAACAATGaagttctttttcattttaaggaaaaatttgatGAACATGTTATAGATCAGTTGTCAGATATTGTACATTTAAGTAAATTCAGGGAAATTTACACATCGCATCAATCATGTAAtgtgcaaattgaaaattatttcaataatttacttttgaggaaaattgtatCATGCTACAAATGGTGGAATCCGAGCCAAATTgataatattttctattgcatttggagaaaaattatcatttccCATAATCCTATTGGTGAATGTCGGGAAATATTTGGAGAACTCTGTGAGaatagcaaagaaaaatggaaTTGTGACTTTGTCGCTCATATAGCAACTGTTGCAGTTGAATCGGATATCAATAAAAGTTTgacttttgaagattttattgtGGAAGCCTGTATGCTTTCTCTCACCAGCAGTGAccatatttatcaattttgcaCAATGTTCTTTCGTGAATCCTACATATATAGAATTGTCCTTGATAAATATTTCCAAGTTAATGGCACTAATGTGGAGAAGTTTTTCTCTgaggataaaaatattttacaggaattttgcattaatgGTGAAACAAAGCATATTTTTGAGTTTCTCAAAAGAATGTCCAATGAGGTTTTTCGTACTTTAACACATGACCTCCATTTCGATGGAAAAACCTTTAAAGTTTACTACGAAACTGCGGAAAAGAATTGTAGTCTTGAAATGCTACATACATGGTATCTCTATGTCCTGTTTGGCTATGACGTATTAAAGAGTCACTATTGCACATATAATGAGCAAAGTAACATTGCTGAAGCAGTAAAAAGAGATTTAACAGTCTGTTGTGCTCTAATGTTGTTACAAGaattacaaaatgaatttgataGTAAATTAGTTCTGACGAACTTTATTGGAACACTCTGTCACAATGTTCTAAACTTAGAACTTGGCACTGGacaaaaaacaaactttcttCATGctgttgcaaaattttcaccaCTAATCTGTTTAACAAAAGATTTACTTTACGACTACTACTTGCCATATAAATGCGTACCCGAAGAGATTTTCAAATACCTCAAAAATCAGAAAGTTCTTCGTGATATGCTTTTAGAATGTGATTCTGATCTCAATATACCCTTGCATATTTGTGCACAGTCAAAtaatagttatttttttaatgcagtTTATGCTGAAAAAGATATTTCAATAAGTGAAATGTTCAAAATGCTCAATATTagaaatgagaatttctttcattgcATTTCCACTGAGAACAgaatgttattttttgaatttgtaaattattcaGATCTCACCACGTTCCTTGATGAATATCTGTACAAACACCCAGACGATAAATATATGTTTTTCCTTGCTACAGACACAAAAGGAAGGACTCCATTTCATAGGACTAACTTTCCAGAATGTTttctttctgaattttctgaaaatatcGGCGAAACTGCATTCAAACAATTACTTTCTATAAATGACGAAGATGGcaataatattttgcattatttaacatttcacGAAAAAGattcgaaaaatttgcaaattgagcCATTAGAGGAAGCACTGAATCCTAAACGCAAAGGAGAATTTCTACTTAAAGAGCTTGACCCCTTCTATAAAGCACTAACAACAAGAAATAAATGTAATCAGAGCCCAATTGATCTATGTGAAAATAACAAAGACTGCATAGAACAAGGTGAGCATTGTATGTTATATAATATATACATTACAATTATGGCaaagtttgaatttgaaaaagaaaaatttgaatttgagatGAATGTCtataatgaaatattgaaaaagtgGAACAACAACTAATTATATAGaaactaaatataaaaatttaaaaattttggaaaatcatgaataaagaatttaaaaagtaaaatatgtaggtataaaatattttaggaaaGCAGATagctataaaaaaatgttaagaacaacattttatatgattatatattttctattttatattaaagatGTATGTAAAagaactttgaatttttatgtatgttgaaaataaatatgtattttatttactaaaaaaaactttttttttatcatgaaactgcttcaaaaagttttctgaaaggaatcattaaaaatcacataaaaaatgggaaaatatgtatttgCGACTTTTCTTCGCTAATGTGGaatcttaaccctttcatgttTTTTCAGTCATACATAGACctaaatgtgaaatatttcctttttatcaattttttatgaatttaattgctttttcaAGTTAGAAGGACAtaaaattcacgcagaagaggtcaaagaaaacatttttccggTGAGAAGCATTCTCTGAGAACATCCTATAGCTAattatcgttaaaaaaaaagaacacatgttgtaatatttcttttgtttatagtggacgtgaaagggttaatagtGGAAAATGGGAAGATTACGCGTATCTCGATTGTTTTTTCCAATGGAAGATTTTTCCATATATCgattaataaattccttttcatttttatatttaataggTACCTTTCCGCAGGTTCTGAGAGGTGATTTATacaatttagaaaagaaagcaAACATTGTGTATTAAAtcatttcccaaaaaatgtgCATTGTGTATGAATTATTTACATAGAGAGTgaataaaaagtgaaatttaaataattttcttgaaaaaataaaaagaaatatggcGGATTTATGTGTTCGCGTCACataggaaattcaatttagatcAAGAGTAACAATAGCTTAGTAACTGCAAACAGCCAGGGCAAGTGCAATGGCATCGTAAAATTGTTGgatgaggagaaagaaaaagtgcACTATATGTAGGTGTGGGGGTGGGGAGAGAGTATGGAAAAAAGGTGTATAGGTAAATGGCGGAGGTAGGCATGATTTGTTTTTCCTGCCGCTAAAAGATCCAACTCTGCGTGGCAAATGGGTTTGGGGAGTAAAAGCCACCTCAGAGAGACAAAAAGTGTATCTAATTGCATTaagagaaataatattaaaagcaTGCGAAAATCGAGCCtcaaagtgaattttcactttgccGTAATTTCCATatacttacatacatatatttcttCGGTGGCTAAGAGTTCAATGAACTCACTTCACTCTCTTCGTCTCCACATTAAGCTGGGGCTATGTGTGGTCCATTGGGAAAAG is part of the Lutzomyia longipalpis isolate SR_M1_2022 chromosome 3, ASM2433408v1 genome and harbors:
- the LOC129792551 gene encoding uncharacterized protein LOC129792551; amino-acid sequence: MSLTNLPQFKGEKGKFGRWIYKLESSFSVHGICDDTKKKDFIIHYLNEESYNVFCDKIKPKGPKDVNYTEMVDVLTKCFDAVDTQVKRKQINEFDFPENDPFDSTSSQGGFELQEQLNLYCLAKLRRRKCKKYSVGYEVKRYTKFDDVVCSFELNGKNYRIPIQSKYVQNDDKTIKPIDLEIAKGNFNLNDYIAGIMEFKNALPVDTEVRFIIATTLELNQYLTPVLNVNDPTLPVTHEILLDIFEELQEIGLSKLYLIKEFSDKFRETIETIVTDEKDARDALNYIFHRLLFLTKVPKDDKLLPIIKDLLNDVNVVNKDTFFHAIQKRVTNYIGFDKKTKKRKAVNETIFDVLLRGSVFEADLEGISDSFLSEIKLSIEFESHFLENSWQTLKNASKFIKCERNENLTALRVLHLVKMAQKNAILNQKMAQKDDTLNEKMTQRDAILIPFSKLNNFHVESLKFYEETERNIVILVDKEIHYKYLVEKPNIRYVGKIVGISSFTELPPFSYDDLTQKTQAEFVEKFIKIQNFQLQLKRIPKKNSKEYKALMEKFFAIFCDKKLVELGKNTSGNSHPFIERHFKIDNDPLKRMDIDIFKRMSQMPRCIVIGEPGLGKSFTVEQKGNIFKGENSEYWVDFIELKLYGKFFLEKQESSDENFTLEQAKDFLLDNLLSLEKDSSLDREFIEYYLTLANPPVILIFDGFDEIMPTYEKVVFNLIKRVIELKVKVIISGREHCKTILKDLEFFQEIEICPFTMEQSQSFTRKYYEYKLQLNSKQSGKFDEGSFGTFNKILESLKGKTSPDQQITPFYLKMLADIAFHEHTNISQDPEEVFKLYDKIDTLGIYNKFFDVSYEGYLRDKELSDPTSNPAIQKKEPTKQHVKLFHLRVAAKEMHVNLIQPPCEDLQEVEIYLRGYLVKSSNGEYIFRFRSFGEYFLSWGFVENIEKNIVHCKSMNDYYMLRFIVPMFIEKLRKDPNLMVICKENQKMKNDFLNFFVDLAKYCWQYYTKDFPIILNFLSDNFPHEDFKSKFPSFNFKSLIILPGLEKKIHYIKVFTEQTSSNNEVLFHFKEKFDEHVIDQLSDIVHLSKFREIYTSHQSCNVQIENYFNNLLLRKIVSCYKWWNPSQIDNIFYCIWRKIIISHNPIGECREIFGELCENSKEKWNCDFVAHIATVAVESDINKSLTFEDFIVEACMLSLTSSDHIYQFCTMFFRESYIYRIVLDKYFQVNGTNVEKFFSEDKNILQEFCINGETKHIFEFLKRMSNEVFRTLTHDLHFDGKTFKVYYETAEKNCSLEMLHTWYLYVLFGYDVLKSHYCTYNEQSNIAEAVKRDLTVCCALMLLQELQNEFDSKLVLTNFIGTLCHNVLNLELGTGQKTNFLHAVAKFSPLICLTKDLLYDYYLPYKCVPEEIFKYLKNQKVLRDMLLECDSDLNIPLHICAQSNNSYFFNAVYAEKDISISEMFKMLNIRNENFFHCISTENRMLFFEFVNYSDLTTFLDEYLYKHPDDKYMFFLATDTKGRTPFHRTNFPECFLSEFSENIGETAFKQLLSINDEDGNNILHYLTFHEKDSKNLQIEPLEEALNPKRKGEFLLKELDPFYKALTTRNKCNQSPIDLCENNKDCIEQGEHCMLYNIYITIMAKFEFEKEKFEFEMNVYNEILKKWNNN